The Chitinophaga lutea genome contains the following window.
TTAATTATTAATCGCGATTTAAGGGATTTTTTTATTTCAACTAGAGAATTTGATGATGCGGAAAAAAACATCCTCCTAAAGAACTTAACTGAAATAGCCGAGAGGGGAAAAAGGGCCAGGAAAAATAAAGCGTAGTTAAAAAACAAATTTTTAAATTATATATAATATACATTATGCTTCCGGATGAAATTAAGTATAAAGTAAAAGAACTCTGGGATAAATTTTGGAGTGGAGGTATAAGTAATCCGCTAAATGCCATCGAACAGATAACCTATTTATTGTTCTTAAAACAATTAGATGAAAAAGATCAGCAGAGAGAGAAGACAGCAGAATTTCTAAATGAAAAATATAAGTCGATTTTTGATGGGAAATTTACGATTCCAAGTGAAAACGAAAAAAGGAAAGCAGTCCCGAAGACTTCTTTACGATGGAGTAGTTTTACCAAATTACCTTCGGATGAAATGTTCGATACCGTTCAAACAAAAGTATTTCCTTTTATAAAACAACTGAATGGGCAAAATTCGCATTTCACGAAGCACATGCAAAGCGCTTCCTTCCTAATTCCCAGTCCGCGACTTTTAGCAGAGGCAGTAAAAAAAATTGATGAGATCTTTATTGAACTTGAAAAGGAAAAACGATTTATTGATGCACAAGGCGACTTTTATGAAGAACTTCTTCGGGAACTTAACACATCAGGTAAGAATGGTCAATTTAGGACACCGACTCACATAATAGAATTGATAATAGAGTTAGTACAACCTAAGCTAGGTAGTAAGATAGCGGATCCTGCTTGTGGAACCGCAGGTTTTTTGATTGGAGCTTATAAATACATAATCACCAGTCAAACGAGTGCGCAGTATTGCCAACCGGACGAAAACGGATTTCTACGAGGGTCTATTGCAGACAAGCTAGTAAGCAAACAGGCGAGAAAGGAATTGGAAGAAGATACATTTTTTGGCTTTGACATTGATCCCACGATGATTCGGATTGGGTTAATGAATTTAATGATGCATGGTATTTCCGTCCCAAAAATTGATTACAATGATACACTAAGCAAGAATTACAACGAAGATGAGTGTTACGACATGGTATTAGCAAACCCTCCTTTTACAGGAAACATAGATAAAGGAGATTTGAATCCTACTTTTTCGATAAATACCACTAAAAGTGAATTACTATTCCTTGAGAGAATATATAAGATGTTGCGCCCAGGAGGAACTGCCGCTGTTATTGTGCCTCAGGGAGTGCTTTTTGGTAGTGGATCTGCATTTAGGAAAATTCGTCAACTACTGCTAGATAATTGTAAGCTTAGTGCAATAATAAGTTTGCCAAGTGGGGTATTTAAACCTTATGCTGGCGTAGCAACCGCAATATTAGTTTTCACCAAGGGTGGAGAAAGTGAAAATGTGTGGTTCTATGATATGATAAGTGATGGCCGAACTTTAGATGACAAACGGTCTGAATTGTTTAAGGGAAACGGGGATCGCGATTATGGAGATTTGCATGAAATAATAACACAATACAGGTCCAAAGATAAAAGTACAAATAGGAGGCTAAGACACTTTATCGTTCCTACTTCAGAAATTGTTGCCAATGAATATGACTTTAGTTTTAAAAGGTATAGGGAAGAGTTTTTTGAAGAACTGGAAACCGAAGATCCTCAAAAAATACTATTACAATTATCTGAATTAGAGAAAGAAATACAGGATGGACTGAACGAGTTAAAATCAATTTTTCAATGAAGTCGAAGTTTCCAATTCACAAATTAAATGAGTATATAAATGAAGTCTCAATAAGAAACAATAAGGGTTTGGTGTCTGAGGTGTATTCAGTTACCAATTCTGATGGCTTCATTAAATCTACAGATTATTTTGACAAAGAAGTATATAGCAAAAACATAAGTAATTATAAGATAGTAGAAAAAAACCAATTTGCCTATAACCCATCAAGAATAAACGTTGGTTCTATTGATTATCTTCGGTCAGAGACAAGGGTCGTAATAAGCCCACTATACAATGTTTTTGTCTGTAAAAGCGTATTACAGCCAGACTATTTACTACGTTTTTTGAAGAGCCGAGTTGGTTTAACTCAAGTTAAAAACAGGACTCGAGGAGCGGTGAGGCATAGTCTTCCTTTGGATCAATTAGGTGAAATTAGTATTCCACTTCCAAATGTTGACCAACAATTACGAATTTCCAGTTTGCTTTCAAGTATCGATCTACTTTTATCAAAGAAGCACAATTGTCTTCAACTCCTAGAAACTTTCTTAAAGGCCCAATACTACAGACTGTTTGGAAACCCGAATTCAAATAGCAGGCAATGGCCGAAAAAACCTTTTTCGGAAGTTTCAGTAAACGAAAACTCCAAAAGGGTACCGATTAAAGAATCAGAAAGAGATAAGAGACCCGGAAAATACCCTTATTATGGCGCTACAGGAGTAATAGATACTATTGATGATTTTATTTTTAATGGCGAATATCTATTAGTGGCTGAGGACGGAAAGAATCTCTTATTAAAAAGGAAAAATAATGCCTTTAATGTAAAAGGGAAATTTTGGGTAAATAATCATGCCCATGTTCTGTCCTCAAATGGCGAGGTGAATCTAAGATACTTGGAGTTTTTTATTAACTATATTGATCTTAAACCATATTTAACTGGAATTGATCAAGTCAAGCTTAACAGGGAGAATCTTGAAAAAATAATGGTCCCGATTCCTCCAACAGAGCTTCAGGCGGAATTCTATAAAACAGTTGTTCTGGCGGAAAATCTCAAAGGTCGTATTGCTAGTAGCTTATCTAATCTAAAAACACTATATGAGATAGCCTGTACGCTCTCTTTTAGTGGCTCTTTAAACTTAGAAATGGTAGATATCAGTGCGGTTAAGCCTTACACTGGTCCTGCCTCGGCGAAAGGTATAGGTGTAAAACGAAAAGTTGATCAACCATTCAAAAACCAGGCTCTTTCTCTGAAAAAAATTATACAATCAAACT
Protein-coding sequences here:
- a CDS encoding type I restriction-modification system subunit M, which translates into the protein MLPDEIKYKVKELWDKFWSGGISNPLNAIEQITYLLFLKQLDEKDQQREKTAEFLNEKYKSIFDGKFTIPSENEKRKAVPKTSLRWSSFTKLPSDEMFDTVQTKVFPFIKQLNGQNSHFTKHMQSASFLIPSPRLLAEAVKKIDEIFIELEKEKRFIDAQGDFYEELLRELNTSGKNGQFRTPTHIIELIIELVQPKLGSKIADPACGTAGFLIGAYKYIITSQTSAQYCQPDENGFLRGSIADKLVSKQARKELEEDTFFGFDIDPTMIRIGLMNLMMHGISVPKIDYNDTLSKNYNEDECYDMVLANPPFTGNIDKGDLNPTFSINTTKSELLFLERIYKMLRPGGTAAVIVPQGVLFGSGSAFRKIRQLLLDNCKLSAIISLPSGVFKPYAGVATAILVFTKGGESENVWFYDMISDGRTLDDKRSELFKGNGDRDYGDLHEIITQYRSKDKSTNRRLRHFIVPTSEIVANEYDFSFKRYREEFFEELETEDPQKILLQLSELEKEIQDGLNELKSIFQ
- a CDS encoding restriction endonuclease subunit S yields the protein MKSKFPIHKLNEYINEVSIRNNKGLVSEVYSVTNSDGFIKSTDYFDKEVYSKNISNYKIVEKNQFAYNPSRINVGSIDYLRSETRVVISPLYNVFVCKSVLQPDYLLRFLKSRVGLTQVKNRTRGAVRHSLPLDQLGEISIPLPNVDQQLRISSLLSSIDLLLSKKHNCLQLLETFLKAQYYRLFGNPNSNSRQWPKKPFSEVSVNENSKRVPIKESERDKRPGKYPYYGATGVIDTIDDFIFNGEYLLVAEDGKNLLLKRKNNAFNVKGKFWVNNHAHVLSSNGEVNLRYLEFFINYIDLKPYLTGIDQVKLNRENLEKIMVPIPPTELQAEFYKTVVLAENLKGRIASSLSNLKTLYEIACTLSFSGSLNLEMVDISAVKPYTGPASAKGIGVKRKVDQPFKNQALSLKKIIQSNFKTRKFKYQELAELLQAASSDEHDYEKFKRVIFDCLKGVGEVSLKQVFDEKERSILLQVSK